One window from the genome of Spirosoma rhododendri encodes:
- a CDS encoding glycoside hydrolase family 43 protein — translation MKKRIITALCAALLAGMGQVTLAQTTTLVNPIMTGFYPDPSIVKVGSDYYLINSTFSYFPGIPVLHSKDLKNWKQIGNVIERPEQMDFMGERMTRGLFAPAISYHKGTYYVTCTDIDHDGNFVVTATNPAGPWSNPVKLPEVKGIDPSLYFDESTDKAYILYNSDAPDRKPLYPGHRTIRMYEFDAKNLKVLGEEKQLVNGGVDLSKKPVWIEGPHIMKRNNWYYLYAAEGGTSVNHSEVVLRSKDVWGPYVPFEGNPILTQRGLPADRKDPITSAGHAQFVEGPDGKWYSIFLAVRPYEGNYYNTGRETFIAPLTWTNDWPMIEHGEKPIAYSYVGNFKEVKQKDARPQNGNFAYTINFDKTLDPALLFLRTRDDKSFSLGKANGLTMNLKPETISEMGNPSFIGKRQQHLYCTAETALDFTAKSADEKAGLVIFQDEKHFYFLAKSTEQGKPVVQLFKSTNDKNLELLAHTPVSADAKKIMLRIDAKGDAYDFYVADKPNDWKLLKDKVDGKFLSTQVAGGFIGCVFGLYATSSGSNSDNHASFNYLRYSGNDPMYK, via the coding sequence ATGAAAAAACGCATTATTACAGCTCTTTGTGCTGCCCTGCTCGCAGGCATGGGCCAAGTAACGCTGGCGCAGACGACAACGCTGGTCAACCCCATCATGACCGGGTTTTATCCCGACCCCAGCATCGTGAAGGTGGGCAGCGACTATTACCTCATTAACTCCACGTTCTCGTACTTCCCCGGCATCCCGGTATTGCACAGCAAAGACCTCAAAAACTGGAAGCAGATCGGTAACGTCATCGAACGGCCCGAGCAGATGGATTTTATGGGCGAACGCATGACGCGGGGTCTGTTTGCGCCCGCCATCAGTTACCACAAAGGCACGTACTACGTCACCTGCACCGACATCGACCACGACGGCAACTTTGTCGTGACGGCGACGAATCCGGCGGGGCCGTGGAGCAACCCGGTGAAGCTGCCGGAAGTGAAAGGCATCGACCCGTCGCTGTATTTCGATGAGTCGACCGACAAGGCGTACATCCTGTACAACAGCGATGCACCTGACCGCAAACCGCTTTACCCCGGCCATCGGACGATTCGGATGTATGAGTTCGACGCTAAAAACCTGAAAGTTTTGGGCGAGGAAAAACAGCTTGTCAACGGTGGGGTCGATCTGAGCAAAAAGCCCGTCTGGATCGAGGGACCGCACATTATGAAGCGCAACAACTGGTACTACCTCTACGCGGCTGAGGGCGGTACGTCGGTCAATCACTCCGAGGTGGTGCTGCGGAGCAAAGACGTCTGGGGGCCGTATGTGCCGTTCGAGGGAAACCCGATCCTGACCCAGCGCGGCCTGCCCGCCGACCGCAAAGACCCGATCACCTCGGCGGGACACGCGCAGTTCGTGGAGGGGCCGGACGGTAAGTGGTATTCGATTTTCCTGGCGGTCCGGCCGTACGAGGGCAACTACTACAACACCGGCCGCGAAACGTTTATCGCCCCCCTGACCTGGACCAACGACTGGCCCATGATCGAACACGGCGAGAAGCCCATTGCCTATAGTTACGTTGGCAATTTTAAAGAAGTGAAGCAGAAAGACGCCCGTCCCCAGAACGGTAACTTCGCCTACACCATCAACTTCGACAAGACGCTCGACCCGGCCCTGCTGTTCCTGCGTACCCGCGACGACAAGTCGTTCAGCCTGGGTAAAGCCAACGGGTTAACGATGAATCTCAAGCCGGAAACGATTTCGGAAATGGGTAACCCGTCGTTCATCGGTAAACGGCAGCAACACCTGTACTGTACCGCCGAAACTGCGCTTGATTTCACGGCTAAGTCGGCCGATGAAAAGGCGGGGCTGGTCATCTTCCAGGATGAAAAGCACTTCTATTTTCTGGCCAAATCGACCGAACAGGGTAAGCCCGTGGTACAGCTTTTCAAGAGCACTAACGACAAGAATCTGGAGCTGCTGGCCCATACCCCCGTATCGGCCGACGCGAAGAAGATAATGCTCCGTATCGACGCCAAAGGCGATGCGTATGATTTCTACGTAGCCGACAAACCCAACGACTGGAAACTACTCAAAGACAAGGTCGACGGAAAGTTTCTGAGCACACAGGTGGCTGGCGGTTTCATTGGCTGCGTATTCGGCCTGTACGCTACCTCGTCGGGAAGTAACTCAGACAACCACGCGTCTTTTAACTACCTGCGGTACAGCGGCAACGACCCGATGTACAAGTAA
- a CDS encoding DUF4986 domain-containing protein: MENHGKYGQFIYTHQHDSLFVNLFVASELNWRDKKIKLRQTTRFPDEEQTKLTITEGAGTFPMLIRYPSWVEAGALRLAVNGKNVAYSAQPGSYVAVKRAWKKGDVLTVDLPMHNTVERMPNVPNYVAILHGPILLGAKTGTENMPGLLADDSRWGHIAGGERLPVDKAPILIADNSSAITDELVPVAGKSLTYKLPAKRLVNASNLVLEPFYRIHDARYMMYWMALSNANYRTYLDSIAGIERETLALQKRTVDAVAPGEQQPEVDHAMQSEKSKKGSSQDAFWRDASNGGYFSYNLTTEGATDLSLMVRYWGRSGATTNSISTSMTRNWRRKTIRAAGISRRSKT; the protein is encoded by the coding sequence ATGGAAAACCACGGCAAATACGGGCAGTTCATCTACACCCATCAGCACGATTCGCTGTTTGTGAACCTGTTCGTGGCGTCGGAACTGAACTGGCGCGACAAGAAAATCAAGCTGCGGCAGACGACCCGTTTCCCTGATGAGGAGCAGACTAAACTGACCATCACGGAGGGGGCGGGCACCTTTCCGATGCTGATTCGGTACCCGTCGTGGGTTGAGGCCGGGGCGTTGAGATTGGCCGTCAACGGGAAGAACGTGGCTTACTCAGCACAGCCGGGATCATACGTTGCGGTGAAACGGGCCTGGAAAAAAGGCGATGTGCTAACGGTTGACTTACCGATGCATAATACCGTGGAGCGGATGCCCAACGTACCCAATTACGTCGCGATTCTGCACGGCCCGATACTGCTGGGTGCCAAAACCGGAACCGAAAACATGCCGGGTTTGCTGGCCGACGACAGCCGCTGGGGGCACATCGCCGGTGGCGAACGTCTGCCCGTCGACAAAGCCCCGATTCTTATCGCCGATAACTCGTCGGCAATCACTGATGAACTGGTGCCGGTAGCGGGTAAATCGTTGACGTACAAGCTGCCAGCAAAGCGATTGGTCAACGCGTCGAATCTCGTGCTGGAGCCGTTTTATCGCATCCACGACGCCCGCTACATGATGTACTGGATGGCCCTGAGCAACGCCAACTACCGCACGTACCTCGACTCTATCGCCGGTATAGAGCGCGAGACGCTGGCGCTGCAAAAACGCACTGTCGACGCGGTTGCGCCCGGTGAACAGCAGCCCGAGGTCGACCATGCCATGCAGAGCGAGAAGTCGAAGAAAGGGTCGTCGCAGGATGCGTTCTGGCGCGACGCGAGCAACGGTGGCTATTTCAGCTACAACCTGACTACCGAGGGGGCGACCGATCTGAGTCTGATGGTCCGGTACTGGGGGCGGAGTGGGGCAACCACAAATTCGATATCTACGTCGATGACCAGAAACTGGCGACGGAAGACAATACGGGCCGCTGGAATCAGTCGGCGTTCAAAGACATAA
- a CDS encoding VOC family protein yields MKTFSLFILTLLLTHFGVAQSNFTSKVIGVGVVVADVDKSVDFYVNGIGMVKTGNFTITEDFGKRSGLSNGVAAAVTILKLENSPEATDWKLMSFGKKASHPKPKYIQDDTGMQYITIQVKALQPIIDRLTKMKVPFLGSTPTLLNDKAHFVFVQDPDGNFIELIGPLN; encoded by the coding sequence ATGAAAACCTTTTCGCTATTTATTCTCACGCTGTTACTAACCCACTTCGGTGTAGCCCAATCCAATTTTACCAGTAAAGTGATTGGGGTCGGCGTGGTCGTGGCCGACGTTGATAAGTCGGTCGACTTCTACGTCAATGGCATCGGCATGGTCAAAACGGGCAATTTCACCATCACTGAAGACTTTGGTAAACGCTCGGGTCTGAGCAATGGGGTGGCAGCGGCAGTCACGATTCTCAAACTCGAGAACAGCCCCGAAGCCACCGACTGGAAGCTGATGAGCTTCGGCAAAAAGGCGTCTCACCCGAAGCCGAAGTATATTCAGGACGACACGGGGATGCAGTACATCACGATTCAGGTGAAAGCCCTGCAACCCATCATCGACCGGCTGACTAAGATGAAGGTGCCGTTTCTGGGTAGTACGCCGACACTCCTCAACGACAAGGCGCATTTCGTGTTCGTGCAGGACCCCGACGGCAATTTCATCGAGCTGATTGGCCCACTCAACTAG
- a CDS encoding glycoside hydrolase family 43 protein, which produces MKYLLICLTGLLVLSGQPSALAQKATNPIIFADVPDLAMIRVGKTYYMSSTTMHLSPGLPIMKSTDLVNWKLVGYAYDTLATVDALNLTNGQSTYGRGSWASSLRLHNGTYYATTFAQTTGRTHVYSTKNIEKGPWKAVSFKPSFHDHSLFFDDDGRVYMVYGAGKLRIVELNADVSGVKPGTERVLIENASEPSGTGRGLPAEGSQLFKVNGKYYLFNITWPQGGMRTVVIHRADQLAGPWEGRIGLQDLGVAQGGLIDTPDGRWFAYLFRDFGGVGRIPYLVPVTWKDGWPVLGVDGKVTQTLDLPASNGLIPGIVASDEFTRKRGEPALPLAWQWNHNPDNSLWSVSERNGFLRLKTGRTDTSFVMARNTLTQRTIGPQCTGSTRLDVSKLTDGDFAGLSLLQKQYGLVGVKQTDGTRAIVMVSAASGKAVEMQRVPLSASVVYLKAECDFRDRKDTGRFFYSLDGKTWEAIGEPIKMPYTIPHFMGYRFGLFNYATRQPGGYADFDYFRVNSQ; this is translated from the coding sequence ATGAAATACCTGTTGATTTGCCTTACCGGGTTGCTGGTTCTGTCGGGACAACCGTCGGCGCTGGCGCAGAAAGCGACTAACCCGATCATCTTCGCCGACGTCCCCGATCTGGCCATGATTCGGGTGGGCAAGACGTATTACATGAGCAGTACCACCATGCACCTGAGCCCCGGCCTGCCGATCATGAAATCGACGGATCTGGTGAACTGGAAGCTGGTGGGCTACGCCTACGACACGCTGGCTACCGTCGACGCGCTGAACCTGACCAATGGCCAAAGCACCTACGGGCGGGGTTCGTGGGCGAGTAGTCTGCGGCTGCACAACGGCACCTACTACGCCACCACCTTCGCCCAGACGACGGGCCGGACGCACGTCTACAGCACAAAAAACATTGAGAAAGGGCCGTGGAAAGCCGTTTCGTTTAAACCGTCCTTTCACGACCATAGCCTCTTTTTCGACGATGATGGCCGGGTGTATATGGTCTACGGTGCGGGTAAACTCCGCATTGTCGAACTAAACGCCGATGTATCGGGGGTAAAACCCGGCACCGAGCGGGTGCTCATCGAAAACGCCAGCGAACCATCGGGTACGGGTCGGGGATTGCCCGCCGAAGGCTCGCAGTTGTTCAAGGTCAACGGCAAGTACTACCTCTTTAACATCACCTGGCCGCAGGGCGGTATGCGGACCGTCGTGATCCACCGCGCCGATCAGCTTGCTGGCCCCTGGGAGGGACGGATTGGGTTGCAGGACCTGGGCGTGGCGCAGGGTGGGCTGATCGACACGCCCGACGGCCGGTGGTTTGCGTACCTATTCCGCGACTTCGGGGGCGTGGGGCGGATTCCGTATCTGGTGCCGGTAACGTGGAAAGACGGCTGGCCTGTGCTGGGCGTCGACGGGAAAGTGACACAGACGCTCGACCTGCCCGCCAGTAACGGGCTGATTCCCGGCATCGTGGCGTCGGATGAGTTTACCCGCAAAAGGGGCGAACCGGCGCTGCCGCTGGCGTGGCAGTGGAACCATAACCCCGATAATAGCCTGTGGTCTGTTTCGGAGCGAAACGGCTTTCTGCGCCTGAAAACCGGGCGCACCGATACCTCGTTCGTAATGGCTCGCAACACGCTCACGCAGCGGACCATCGGCCCCCAATGCACCGGCTCCACCCGGCTCGACGTGTCGAAGCTAACCGACGGCGATTTCGCGGGCCTGAGCCTGTTGCAGAAACAGTACGGGTTGGTGGGGGTAAAACAAACCGACGGCACCCGAGCCATCGTGATGGTCAGTGCCGCGTCGGGTAAAGCCGTCGAGATGCAGCGGGTGCCGCTGTCGGCGTCGGTCGTTTACCTGAAAGCCGAATGCGATTTCCGCGACCGAAAAGACACCGGCCGTTTCTTCTACAGCCTCGACGGCAAAACGTGGGAGGCCATTGGTGAACCGATCAAAATGCCCTACACCATCCCGCATTTCATGGGCTACCGTTTCGGCCTGTTCAATTACGCCACCCGTCAGCCGGGTGGGTACGCCGATTTTGACTACTTCCGCGTAAACAGTCAATAA
- a CDS encoding glycoside hydrolase family 9 protein translates to MTARKVDKATNSIEVGLRYQEVDFDSRVVVSPKGNGFEVNVYLDKPLPEKVVGKAGFNLEFVPSAYFEKSYLADGRPGTFPLYPASNTKTEPLSQKIQQFGIHNTFEERGKAEFIVPEALASGKTMVLAPDDAEHMVSIKSETDLMLFDGRNLAQNGWFIVRSMLPAGKTGKVLTWYVEPNVLPNWKRAPVLEFSQVGYNPGQEKVAVIELDQADQALKTASLMQVMADGKQVEKLKGAVIPWGKFLRYNYARFDFTSVKEPGVYYIQYGDQKTNIFPIAADVYRNIWHPTLDVWFPVQMDHMTVNEAYRVWHGAPFKDDALQAPLNQQHFDGYSMGDKTDTKYKPLERIPGLGVGGWFDAGDFDIQTGSHNTTILNFVEAWEKLKLNRDETRIDQARQYVDIHRPDGKPDLLQQIEHGTLNLVAQVKNIGHPVRGIIVPNLHQYHHLGDANTETDNLPYNPNLKPYESDGKSSGTMDDRWAFTTRSAFLDYNTAAALAAASRALKGYNDTLSTQALTYAKRLWDDNDGKVNTDTSRFAMFRRNTEMAAALQLFIATKDDRYAKKFTDAIWPALDRNVGQGLTAALQAYPFMDKAYQTKLRDYVVKFKASNDELTKQNPYGVPAGTRGGWGSNQQVISWAITNYHANKHFPDIISPEYVFKGLNYIFGCHPYHNLSFVSAVGTRSKKITYGSNRADFSYIAGGVVPGIMVLKPDFPENREDWPFLWGENEVIIDICSAYILLAGAANELVKK, encoded by the coding sequence ATGACCGCGCGAAAAGTGGACAAGGCAACCAACAGCATCGAGGTAGGCCTGCGGTATCAGGAAGTCGATTTCGATTCGCGGGTGGTCGTTTCCCCAAAGGGCAATGGTTTCGAGGTCAACGTGTATCTGGATAAACCGCTGCCCGAAAAGGTGGTCGGTAAAGCCGGTTTCAATCTTGAATTTGTGCCGTCGGCTTATTTCGAGAAATCGTATCTGGCCGATGGACGGCCGGGTACGTTTCCGCTCTATCCGGCCAGCAACACCAAAACGGAACCGCTCTCGCAGAAGATTCAGCAGTTTGGCATCCACAACACCTTCGAAGAGCGGGGAAAAGCCGAGTTTATCGTGCCGGAAGCCCTGGCATCGGGCAAGACGATGGTGCTGGCCCCCGACGATGCCGAACACATGGTCAGTATCAAATCAGAAACGGACCTGATGCTGTTCGACGGGCGGAATCTGGCCCAGAACGGCTGGTTTATCGTGCGGAGTATGCTGCCCGCCGGGAAAACCGGTAAGGTGCTGACCTGGTACGTAGAACCCAACGTGCTGCCCAACTGGAAGCGCGCGCCCGTGCTTGAGTTCTCGCAGGTGGGCTACAATCCCGGTCAGGAAAAAGTAGCGGTGATTGAACTGGATCAGGCCGATCAGGCCCTGAAAACGGCGTCGCTGATGCAGGTGATGGCCGATGGCAAACAGGTCGAAAAACTGAAAGGAGCCGTAATACCCTGGGGTAAATTTCTGCGCTACAACTACGCCAGATTCGATTTTACGTCGGTGAAAGAGCCGGGCGTTTATTACATCCAGTATGGCGATCAGAAGACGAATATTTTCCCCATTGCCGCCGACGTGTACCGCAACATCTGGCACCCGACGCTGGACGTGTGGTTTCCGGTGCAGATGGACCACATGACGGTGAACGAAGCCTACCGCGTGTGGCACGGTGCGCCGTTTAAGGACGATGCCCTCCAGGCTCCGCTCAATCAGCAGCACTTCGACGGCTACAGCATGGGCGACAAAACTGATACGAAGTACAAACCGCTGGAGCGGATTCCCGGCCTGGGCGTAGGCGGCTGGTTCGACGCGGGCGATTTTGACATTCAGACCGGCTCGCACAACACTACGATTCTGAACTTCGTGGAGGCCTGGGAAAAGCTGAAACTAAACCGCGACGAAACCCGCATCGATCAGGCCCGGCAGTACGTCGATATTCACCGGCCCGATGGTAAACCGGACCTGTTGCAGCAGATCGAACACGGCACGCTGAATCTGGTGGCGCAGGTCAAAAACATCGGGCATCCGGTGCGGGGCATCATCGTGCCGAACCTCCATCAGTACCACCACCTCGGCGACGCCAACACCGAAACCGACAACCTGCCCTACAACCCGAATCTGAAACCCTACGAGTCGGACGGTAAATCGAGCGGCACCATGGACGACCGCTGGGCCTTTACCACGCGCTCGGCCTTTCTGGATTACAACACAGCCGCAGCCCTGGCCGCGGCCAGCCGGGCGCTGAAGGGGTACAACGATACGCTGTCGACACAGGCGTTGACGTACGCGAAACGGTTGTGGGACGACAACGACGGGAAGGTCAACACGGATACGTCCCGGTTTGCTATGTTCCGGCGGAATACTGAAATGGCAGCGGCCCTGCAATTGTTCATCGCGACGAAAGACGACCGCTACGCCAAAAAATTCACGGACGCGATTTGGCCTGCCCTCGACCGGAACGTGGGGCAGGGGCTGACGGCCGCCCTGCAAGCTTATCCGTTCATGGACAAGGCCTACCAGACGAAGCTGAGAGACTACGTGGTGAAGTTCAAAGCCTCGAACGACGAACTGACCAAACAGAATCCGTATGGTGTACCGGCCGGTACGCGGGGCGGCTGGGGCAGCAATCAGCAGGTAATCAGCTGGGCCATCACCAACTACCACGCCAATAAGCATTTCCCGGACATCATCAGTCCTGAGTACGTTTTCAAAGGACTGAACTACATTTTCGGTTGCCACCCGTACCACAACCTCTCGTTTGTGTCGGCGGTGGGTACACGCTCCAAGAAGATCACCTACGGCAGCAACCGCGCCGACTTCAGCTACATCGCCGGGGGCGTGGTGCCGGGCATTATGGTGCTGAAACCCGATTTTCCGGAAAACCGCGAAGACTGGCCATTTCTGTGGGGTGAAAACGAAGTGATTATCGACATCTGCTCGGCCTACATCCTGCTGGCCGGTGCTGCCAATGAACTAGTTAAAAAGTAG
- a CDS encoding glycoside hydrolase family 97 N-terminal domain-containing protein: MKRLILWLPLWLCGYVGQAQTPDPVVSSPDGKLVVTVSLETGKPTYSISLNGKPFLARSPLGLKTNVGDFSEGLAAGKPVAITKIDRSYELKTIKKSNVHYVANEGIFSYSKDNAPAIDITFRVSNNDVAFKYKVYPQKASRSCVVNEEKTGFVLPTGTTTFLSAQSKAMVGFARTMPSYEIPYTVDDTLGENGRSNGYTFPCLFNLNSNGWVLISEAGVDSRYCGSRLIGHADGLYTIGFPMPDENNGIGTSAPGIPLPGETPWRTITVGETLAPIVETTVPFDVVEPRYKGSQPYEYTKGSWSWIIGMDGRTVYDEQVRYIDFSAAMGYKTVLVDALWDTQIGRDKVAELARYAATKGVSLYLWYNSNGYWNDAPQGPRGIMDNTIARRKEMAWMKRIGVKGIKVDFFWRG, from the coding sequence ATGAAACGCCTTATTCTTTGGCTGCCCCTGTGGCTTTGCGGGTACGTCGGCCAGGCACAAACGCCTGATCCGGTGGTGAGCAGCCCCGACGGAAAATTAGTGGTAACCGTATCGCTGGAAACGGGCAAACCGACCTACAGCATTTCGCTGAATGGCAAGCCATTTTTAGCCCGATCACCACTTGGTTTAAAAACAAACGTGGGTGACTTTTCCGAAGGGCTTGCCGCAGGAAAACCGGTAGCGATTACCAAAATTGACCGGTCGTACGAGCTAAAGACCATCAAGAAAAGTAACGTGCATTACGTGGCGAACGAGGGCATTTTTTCGTACTCGAAAGACAACGCACCCGCTATCGATATTACGTTCAGGGTGAGCAACAACGATGTGGCGTTTAAGTACAAAGTCTATCCACAAAAAGCGTCACGCTCATGCGTTGTCAACGAAGAAAAAACGGGCTTTGTCCTGCCAACCGGCACAACCACGTTTCTCTCGGCGCAAAGCAAAGCGATGGTTGGTTTTGCGCGGACTATGCCCAGCTACGAAATACCGTACACCGTCGATGATACGCTGGGGGAAAATGGCCGGAGCAACGGGTATACATTTCCCTGCCTGTTTAACCTAAACAGCAACGGCTGGGTACTGATTTCTGAAGCCGGGGTCGACAGCCGATACTGTGGCAGCCGCCTGATCGGCCATGCTGACGGGCTATACACCATTGGCTTCCCGATGCCAGACGAAAACAACGGCATCGGCACCTCGGCACCGGGGATTCCGCTGCCCGGCGAAACGCCCTGGCGTACCATCACGGTCGGTGAAACACTGGCCCCGATTGTTGAAACGACGGTGCCGTTCGATGTGGTCGAACCCCGGTATAAAGGGTCCCAGCCATACGAGTACACCAAAGGGTCGTGGAGCTGGATTATCGGCATGGACGGCCGAACGGTGTACGACGAGCAGGTCCGGTACATCGACTTCAGCGCGGCTATGGGCTACAAAACGGTGCTGGTCGATGCGCTGTGGGACACGCAGATTGGCCGCGACAAAGTGGCTGAACTGGCCAGATACGCGGCAACCAAAGGCGTCAGCCTCTATTTGTGGTACAACTCCAACGGCTACTGGAACGATGCACCACAGGGGCCACGGGGTATCATGGACAACACCATCGCCCGGCGTAAGGAAATGGCCTGGATGAAACGAATCGGCGTGAAAGGTATCAAGGTCGATTTTTTTTGGCGGGGATAA
- a CDS encoding glycoside hydrolase family 97 catalytic domain-containing protein, with product MKLYEDILYDANDYGILCIFHGSTLPRGWERMYPNYAASEAVLASENLAFSQRSCDLEAFNATIHPFIRNTVGSMDFGGSALNKFYNATNTPGRGSKRVTSDVYALATAVLFQSPVQHFALAPNNLTDAPDWAIDFMKTVPTTWDEVRYIDGYPGRYVVLARRQGTKWYVAGVNAQKQPVKLKLKLPMMAAGVAYTLYSDDAQLTGKVTTEKLPKNQEVEWVIPTNGAALIVQ from the coding sequence ATGAAGCTGTACGAAGACATTCTGTACGACGCCAACGACTATGGTATCCTCTGCATTTTTCATGGGTCTACGCTGCCACGGGGTTGGGAGCGGATGTACCCCAACTATGCCGCCAGCGAAGCCGTACTGGCCAGCGAAAACCTCGCGTTCTCGCAGCGCAGTTGCGATCTGGAAGCGTTCAATGCCACCATTCACCCCTTCATCCGCAACACGGTGGGCAGCATGGATTTTGGCGGCAGCGCACTGAACAAATTCTACAACGCGACGAATACGCCCGGCCGGGGGTCGAAACGGGTCACGTCCGACGTCTATGCGCTGGCCACGGCGGTTTTGTTTCAAAGCCCTGTTCAGCATTTTGCCCTCGCCCCCAATAACCTCACCGACGCGCCGGACTGGGCCATCGACTTTATGAAAACCGTACCGACTACCTGGGACGAAGTTCGGTACATCGACGGCTATCCGGGCCGGTACGTTGTCCTGGCTCGTCGGCAGGGTACGAAATGGTACGTAGCGGGCGTGAATGCCCAGAAACAACCGGTCAAACTGAAGCTGAAACTGCCCATGATGGCAGCGGGCGTAGCGTATACATTATACAGCGACGATGCCCAGTTGACGGGAAAAGTAACGACCGAAAAGCTGCCAAAAAATCAGGAAGTAGAGTGGGTCATTCCGACCAACGGTGCTGCGCTGATCGTGCAGTAA
- a CDS encoding sialate O-acetylesterase: MKKTNLILLVATLLSVAGIAAQAQDPNFHVYLCLGQSNMEGNAKIEAQDTVGVNPRFQVLEAVDCPDLSRTKGNWYTAIPPLCRCRTGLTPADYFGRTLLTYLPPTTRVGVIDVAVGGCRIELFDKDQYQTYVATVPGWMKNFISEYGGNPYARLVEMGKRAQQDGVIKGILLHQGESNPNDSLWTKKVKKVYDNLLADLNLPPNSVPLLAGETVNADQDGICAGMNRIIATLPQAVPTAHVISSAGCTDSSDNLHFNAAGYRKLGKRYAYQMLTLLGYTVKAED; encoded by the coding sequence ATGAAAAAAACAAACCTGATTCTGCTCGTTGCCACACTCCTGAGCGTCGCGGGTATCGCGGCCCAGGCGCAGGACCCTAACTTCCACGTCTACCTCTGTCTGGGGCAGTCGAACATGGAGGGCAATGCCAAAATTGAAGCGCAGGACACGGTCGGTGTGAACCCTCGGTTTCAGGTGCTGGAAGCCGTCGACTGCCCTGACCTCAGCCGGACGAAAGGGAACTGGTACACGGCCATTCCCCCGCTGTGCCGCTGCCGCACCGGCCTGACCCCCGCCGACTACTTCGGTCGTACCCTGCTGACGTACCTGCCGCCAACGACGCGGGTGGGCGTGATCGACGTGGCCGTGGGTGGCTGTAGAATTGAACTGTTCGACAAAGATCAGTACCAGACGTACGTCGCGACGGTGCCGGGCTGGATGAAAAATTTCATTAGCGAATACGGCGGCAATCCCTACGCCCGGCTGGTCGAGATGGGGAAACGGGCGCAGCAGGACGGCGTAATCAAAGGCATTCTGCTGCATCAGGGCGAGTCGAACCCCAACGATTCGTTGTGGACGAAGAAAGTAAAAAAGGTATACGACAACCTCCTGGCCGATCTGAACCTGCCGCCGAACTCCGTGCCGCTGCTGGCTGGCGAAACCGTCAACGCCGATCAGGACGGTATCTGCGCGGGCATGAACCGGATTATCGCTACGCTGCCCCAGGCGGTCCCGACGGCCCATGTCATCTCATCGGCGGGCTGTACGGATTCGTCTGACAACCTGCACTTCAACGCGGCTGGCTATCGGAAGCTGGGCAAACGCTACGCCTACCAGATGCTGACGTTGTTGGGCTACACCGTTAAAGCCGAAGACTAA
- a CDS encoding alpha/beta hydrolase, with translation MKKNPLFLVWLLASGLSAQAQEIIPLYAGTVPNVKPSSVQETYTSGMFRNVTKPTLEVYLPDKAIATGTAVVVIPGGGYSVVVYQGEGIGTAKALVQKGVAAFVLKYRLPSDSSMTDKTIGPLQDAQQAIKLVREGAAKWGIDPGKIGIMGFSAGGHLASTEATHFEKALIDNPENTRLRPDFQVLVYPVISMGDSLAHRGSRDNLLGKNPSRQTIDLYSNEKQIRANTPPTYLTHAADDKVVDVDNSIVYFETLRRQKIPVEMHIYPKGDHGFIFRQPGWIDPLFDWMKRNNWIK, from the coding sequence ATGAAAAAGAACCCGCTGTTTTTGGTGTGGCTGCTGGCGTCCGGGTTGTCGGCGCAGGCGCAGGAGATTATCCCGCTGTATGCGGGCACCGTGCCCAACGTAAAGCCGTCGTCGGTGCAGGAAACGTACACGTCGGGGATGTTCAGGAACGTAACGAAGCCAACGCTGGAGGTGTACCTGCCCGACAAAGCCATCGCTACCGGTACGGCGGTCGTCGTCATTCCCGGCGGGGGATACAGCGTTGTGGTGTATCAGGGCGAGGGTATCGGCACGGCGAAAGCGCTGGTGCAGAAAGGCGTGGCGGCCTTCGTGCTCAAGTACCGGCTACCTAGTGATTCGAGCATGACCGACAAAACCATCGGGCCATTGCAGGACGCGCAACAGGCTATCAAACTCGTGCGCGAGGGTGCCGCTAAATGGGGTATCGATCCGGGGAAAATCGGTATCATGGGTTTTTCGGCGGGTGGTCACCTGGCGTCGACTGAAGCGACGCATTTTGAAAAAGCGCTGATCGACAACCCCGAAAACACCCGCCTACGCCCCGATTTTCAGGTGCTGGTGTACCCGGTGATCAGCATGGGCGACAGCCTCGCACACCGGGGTTCGCGCGACAATCTACTCGGCAAGAATCCGTCGCGGCAAACCATCGACCTGTATTCCAACGAAAAGCAGATACGGGCAAACACGCCCCCGACGTACCTGACCCATGCGGCCGATGACAAGGTGGTCGACGTCGACAACAGCATTGTGTATTTTGAAACGCTGCGCCGTCAGAAAATCCCCGTCGAGATGCACATCTACCCCAAAGGCGATCACGGCTTTATTTTCCGCCAACCCGGCTGGATCGATCCGCTCTTCGACTGGATGAAGCGGAACAACTGGATAAAATAA